A single Deltaproteobacteria bacterium DNA region contains:
- a CDS encoding class I SAM-dependent methyltransferase — translation MSTLDDPRVAQLLDRLHARSRAQDAALGSFFAERVREEGARDGLRFDERSERFLADKLVALDRDKGELCYQLCRALRARRVVEAGTSYGVSTLYLAAAVRDNLDDEGGAGVVIATEHEPEKATAARAHWAEAGLADLVELREGDLRETLAELPGPIDFVLMDVWTPMARPAIERIAAQLRPGAIVVADNTESFREGYADYFAFVNDPRNRFRTLTLPYPGGLELTVRL, via the coding sequence ATGAGCACCCTCGACGACCCGCGTGTCGCGCAGCTCCTCGACCGGCTCCACGCGCGCAGCCGGGCGCAGGACGCGGCGCTCGGGAGCTTCTTCGCGGAACGCGTCCGCGAGGAGGGCGCCCGTGACGGGCTGCGCTTCGACGAGCGCAGCGAGCGCTTCCTCGCCGACAAGCTCGTGGCGCTCGACCGCGACAAGGGCGAGCTCTGCTACCAGCTGTGTCGCGCGCTGCGCGCGCGGCGCGTGGTCGAGGCCGGGACCTCCTACGGCGTGTCCACGCTCTACCTCGCCGCGGCGGTGCGCGACAACCTGGACGACGAGGGCGGAGCGGGCGTGGTGATCGCCACCGAGCACGAGCCCGAGAAGGCGACGGCCGCGCGCGCGCACTGGGCCGAAGCCGGCCTCGCCGACCTGGTCGAGCTGCGCGAGGGCGACCTGCGCGAGACCCTGGCGGAGCTGCCGGGGCCGATCGACTTCGTGCTGATGGACGTCTGGACGCCGATGGCACGCCCGGCGATCGAGCGGATCGCAGCGCAGCTCCGGCCGGGTGCGATCGTCGTCGCCGACAACACCGAGAGCTTTCGCGAGGGCTACGCCGACTACTTCGCGTTCGTGAACGACCCGCGCAACCGTTTCCGCACGCTCACCCTTCCCTATCCGGGCGGCCTCGAGCTCACCGTGAGGCTCTAG